From Carassius auratus strain Wakin chromosome 9, ASM336829v1, whole genome shotgun sequence:
gttcttgactcatgaacgagtcaatgttttgttcgttatctggctcagctcggtgttcatctttagttctctctttacagtagttcagtcagtgtactgtttcagtaaatgaattactccggaatattggtttgtttgaactcagagggagtgtcagctacattaaaaatgttgacagctaaagtcatttgtggattaatgcgtattggagacgcgaactgtttaaaacgattcagttcgatttggtgaactggttcaaaaagatccgttGACATCAAATGATTTTTTCGGgcaccagatatcacaaactgctttgttttgaactctctcacaacagacacggaagagaagactaTTTTTGGacgaaaatgtattttcgatgcttcaaaaaattctaactgaccctctgatgtcacatggactactttgatgatgtttttcttacctttctggacatggacagtataccggacacacagtttcaatggagggactgagagctctctgactaaacctaaaaatatcttaaactgtgttctgaagataaacggaggtctcacgggtttggaacaacatgttttAATGacatgacataatttagatttttcgatgaactaaccctttaaagggtaCAAAACGTaaacagtttcacctaatctcataataatcttgagtacctatagagtagtactgcatccttcatatatccaaaaagtctttatttttatcatatttctaaaagaaaaatacagatttCCAATTCTTTCCGGAAAAAggcgagctcctggaggcgtgatAAGCTATTGTGATAAGCTAATGTGAAGTCTGTGAGATTTTTCAAagcatcctattttgttttatttatttcgttttgtatttattttgttcaaatgatCTAGCTTTAAAAATCgttaaaaagattttattaatatcAACCACAACTCATCAATCATGTCCATATATTTGACTGGTGGTGGTGTCAGTATGGATGTTAATcctatttctgtaaaatgtttgtgaaaattaaatgtaacGTAAATCTCCCAAGATATTCCGTACAGATACCAAATACTTTGACAATCAATATACTTGATACACTTCTGCTAATGCAAggattttgtgtttatatttttttccacacCAAGCCACGCCCCTCCATAAGCCCCTCTCCCATAACAAAGCCCTGCCCCCAAAATCTCACTATAACCTGAACTCAGAAGTTGGCAGCCCTGCCTGAAGTACTGAGACGACTGACTAGATTCTAGCAACAGATATCTTAGAAAGCTGACATCTAAAGCAAGGGTAAGTAGTCTGGCAAAATTGGTTTATAGAGTTAATTTTGAAGAAAGGTTCAAGTGAACAAATTCCTGTTTTTGATGCATGCATTGTGTTTGTGTATTGTGAATTGTCAAGCTCTTTCTTATAATGGCATTTCAATGTTGTAACAACTtggtttctttcttttattcattCAAAGTTTGCAACAGTACCATGTAAGTTCACAATTGTTGATATcgatttaataaaaaagttaatggtTCAATACGTCATGTACTTTATGATCTGTGACCACATGCATTCTCTTTGGGTTTTTTGCATGAATCTGGATccatttttcttataaaaacaaatatatatatatatatatatatatatatatatatatatatatatatatatatatatatatatatatatatatatatatatatgcacttttttttttgcagaaatgttCCTGTACATTATAGGTCTCATAGTCTGCTTCTATGTCTATCGGTGGTTCAGAGAACTGGGACGAGTTCCCAATAAATCAGAGAAGTTTGTGTACATCACAGGCTGTGACACCGGGTTTGGGAATCTCTTGGCCAAACACCTGGACACAAAGGGTTTCCGTGTCATCGCTGGCTGCTACACGGAGAAGGGAGAAGTTGAGCTGAAGAAGTCCTGCTCTGACAAACTCACAACACTTCATTTGGATGTGACTGATAATTATAGCATAAAAAAAGCTGCAGAAACCATTAAAACACTGGTGGGAGAGAAGGGTAAGTCACagagagacactgaagactggagtaattcaactttgcatcacaggaataaactacgtttgaaaatatattcaaatagaaaatgtctattctaaattataatattagtgcacaatattactgtttttactgtatttttgagcacataaatgcagccttggtgagcagaagagacataaTTAAAATCTAAAGTAATTACGAATGCATTCCATATTTAATTCCTGATCTtaaatggatgcatttaaacatGTATTGCAAGATTTGACTTTAAAATTACAATCCAAATTCAAAGAAATTAAGTTAACATATTTGATTATAATTGTATGTTATCATATTCACAATGCAGGGGGTAATGcacaatacacacatacacacacacacacacacacacacacacacacacacacacacacacacacacacacacacacacacacctgtgtaaCCTTAGATTAtattaaatatcagtatttgaaaTGTCATCTAAACCAACttgatttaattgttattttttatctatttaaagtAGTTTTATCACATGTATGTCTCATCACACTTCCTGTGTATTTTGCAATCTCCTGTGATgtaataaaatggttttattgagatgtgtgtgtttgcaggtctGTGGGCTGTGGTCAACAACGCTGGAATCTCCTTCCCAACTGCTCCCAATGACTGGCTGGAAATTGAGGAATTCAAACAGATGATCAATGTCAATCTGATTGGGGTTGTTGCCGTCACTCTGAGCGTGTTACCGCTCATTAAGAAGGCCAAGGGCAGAGTGGTCAATGTGGCCAGTGTGTTTGGAAGGATCAGTACTGTGGGAGGAGCGTACTGCATTACTAAGTATGGAGTAGAGGCTTTTAATGACAGTCTGAGGTCAGTATGTCCAGTAACCacttacttattttttatattttgataccTCCTGAAAAAACTGGTCAAAGTAATTATAATTCAATGCATTTCTCAGATACAAGCCAATATATTATTTGGGTGTGGCATATGCATTTATCAGCATATGTTTTATGAATGCAAAGTCCACACAAAATGAAACCATGTTCAATTAATCATCATGATAACACAGCAACCATTCAGTCAAGTACATAGAATTTGGCAAGCATGTTGTCTGCTGTAAATGCTAACTTATTCAACGAATATCTGATTAGGCAGCACAAAGGACTGCAGCTGAAATACAGAAGCTGATAGCTTCAACTGTGAATGACCAATCATAACGAAAGTTTAAGTAAATGTCCAGGGAGTCTGAAAAAGGCTGTGTAGAGAACTCCCCTAAAGGTGCATTCTTGTATAAAAAATTATGCAGACTAGGATATTAGTTTATCTTTCCCCTGAATATTTATGTTTCTATAAATATATGTAGTTTATGTCAAATTTGTCCAAACACAGGGCAACAAGACAATCTTAAAACACATGTAAATTTTTGTTTACAGTGCCTTAAAAAAGCTGTTATTTCAGCATTTAGCATATTtggaattagcttttatttttatattttcaggtttGCCCATAAGTTTCAGCAATTTtgttatgttgtttttgtttttaatattcttaTTTCAGTAAACTTGAACTTAAACTTATTACAGATTGTTGCCAACAATTCaaaattcagtatttttataataacacgcacacacacacacacacacacacacaggtttctcTCTATAGGTTAGTGTCCTCAAGATACTTACTCGTGACCTCAAGATAAGTAAccatggcctcaagataagtaacttgtggcctcaagataagtaactggtggcctcaagataagtaacttgtggcctcaagatactaactcgtggcctcaggATAAGTAaccgtggcctcaagataagtaactggtggcctcaagataagtaactcgtggcctcaagatactaactcgtggcctcaagatactaactcgtggcctcaggatactaactcgtggcctcaagatagtgaaGTGTCTGAAACATGGACCCTTTGTTATTAAACTGGACCCTGTACTTGTAACAGACACGCAAGGTTCAATCACCAACCAATCAACAACGTCACTGTAAAATTCCGCTATCCCCTTCCTCTCGTCCCAGCTGCCCTGGAACATCTCCATGGTGCCACTGTATTCACCAATAGGTATAGGCCTTCCACCTATACCTCAAGGCCGAGAAATGCTCCTTCCATTAGCCCTCAGTGCAGTTCATTGGGTATAACATCGAcagcagtggcatccggatggacgaggggaaggtggACGCTGTCAGGAACTGGCCCACTCCAACCACCATCAAAGAACTCCATGGATGTAAAGACAGCGCCATCTCCAAGAGTCCACGCCACCTACCATCAGACAAGCTCCTCCCTCTGCCCATCCCGAACTgcccgtggtcacacctaggTGTGGACTTCATCACAAATCTGCCTCCCTCTGATAACAACACTTGTATCCTAGTTATAGTAACTCACTCCTAGGTGTGGCCGTCAGCCTGTCCTCTGGTTACCATCCCCAGTCTAACGGGCAGACAGAGAGGAAGTTTCAGGAGATCGGCCGCTTTCTGCGTACCTTCTGCCATGGCCACCAGAACTCTTGGAATCAGTTCTTAGGGTGGGTCGAGTATGCACAGAACTCCCTACGACAGCCTACCACCAGACTCACTCCATTCCAGTGCATGCTCGGCTACCAACCACcactcttcccatggtcaggaGAACCCTCAGATGTCCCATCGATCTACTACTGgtgaagagagagcgagagggtctgggatgCGGCCCACCACCAACTACAACGTGCCATACGTAAGCACAGGATGACAGCCAACCTTCGCGGCTCAGACGCTCCAGcataccaacctggacagaaGGCTGTCAACCCGTGACATCCGCCTGCGCCTACCATGCCTCTTTCCATGTCTCATTCCTCAAACCTTACCATCCTTCTGTTTCTCCCTCTAAAGAGCCTAGCGTAGCCGAAGCCCCTCTTCCTTTCCTCCTTGATGACGGAGCTGCCTATGAGGTTCAtgacatcctggactcccggcaGCATGTTGGACAACTTGAgtatctagtggactgggaaggatacggtccagaggaacgctCATGGGTCCCATGCAACGACATCCAGGATCCGAACTTACTAGACACCTTCCACTCCAATCAAGACTGGCTCCACAAGGAAGAGGATGTCCACCATGTCGTCGGGGTCCTCGGCCCTCAGGAGCGGGCCGTGGGGAGTGGGGTACTGTAACAGACACACCAGGTTCCATCAACAATCAATCACAGCAcactccctcacctgagtactaatcactcgcacctgctcctcatccacctGCAATCACCAGTTCAcataaataccacacacacgcacccagtcagCGTCCGGTCTCATTTGCAATAAGGTCTAACCTGCATGCCTACTCTAAGGGCTAACTATCTTTCTACTCTAAGGGCTAACTATCtctctctccagcgatctccaagTGTCCATCATGTGCGTGTATGTGTCCACTACCTCTTGAATTCTCCACCAACGGATCCCATTATCACTACCTCCAGCACCATTACCTCACCGtgcactacctgctcctctgcttgtgcctcaaTAAACTGTGTTTACTATTCTTTTAGCCTCCTGTTCTTGGTAACTTTAACTGTAATGCAATATCTGTGCAATAGTCtctgttttaatattcagtgtaataTAGTTTGCTGCAGTTCtgcttctatttatttactagtaCTGTTCATCACAATCAATTATGTTAATACTATAATGTAAATCTTGTAGGCTGCATATCCATAGTCCTTTataattctaaattataatttataagtttttatttttttgacaaagtgggaccagaggggctccgtaaaaaagaatagcatttatccaaaatataaatattttctaacaatagaAATCTTTGTtatcacattttctttctttttttctttttttttttggatcaaataaatgcagcctggtgagcataagaaaatcCTGTTAAAAAAATCCTGTTTCGATCTATATATAAAagtaagaaatattatatatacaattatttttactattaataataattcaactttatttcaccTACgcaaaattatttagtttttacagtaataaattcTCTCTGCACAAATGTAATTGGGGAAGTTATCTTTAGCTCTACTGTTCCTGTGCTTGTATCCTGATTATTGCTGCTTTTGACTGTTAAATGTGTTTCTCCAGGAGGAACATGGCACCGTTTGGAGTGAAGGTTTTATGCATCGAACCCGGATTCTTCAAAACAACTGTTACTGACTCTGCTGTCTTTGAGAGCCATTTGCAGAGATTATGGAATAAATTGCCTCAGGAGGTCAAGGATGAGTACGGCAGTGATTACATAGACAGAAGTGAGTTTAAATCCAATAACCCCATTCAGATAACAGTCACAGCTCCAAACTGCTTGCAGTACTAGTTCTGAAAGCTAATACACATTCCTTATGTCCCTATGGATGTGTTTGCAGCAAAGGCAGTGGTTAAGGAGAAGCATGAGAAGATGCTGGATTCAGATCTGATGAAGGTGGTCAGCTGTATGGAGCATGCAGTGGCTGCGGTCCATCCTCGGACCAGATATTCTCCAGGCTGGGATGCCAAGATCTTCTGGCTGCCTCTCTCCTACATGCCCACCTTCATCTCGGATGCTGTAGTCTTAAAAGATGCTGTTAATCCAAAAGTGTCAGTTCTGTAAGGATAAACAGTCAGTTTTCTCTATGCTGCAGTTATGGATGGAATAAACCATTTTTCCACTTTAAGGGGGATGTATGGTTAGtaatgagcaaaaataaatattttcttatttgaacgaaaatttaatttaaactctgTTTATCTCTaactctaaaatataattttcaatggCATTTAGATTGTAGaaataaattgaatatatatCATCTTGACTTTAAAATCTTTAACatctttggggaagtcgtggcctaatggttagagtgtcggactcccaatcgaagggttgtgagttcgagtctcgggccggaaggaattgtgggtgggggtagtgcatgaacagctctctctccaccttcaacaccacgacttaggtgcccttgagcaagacactgaacccccaactgctccccgggcgccgcagcataaatggctgcccactgctccgggtgtgtgctcacagtgtgtgtgtgtgtgtgtgtgtgtgtgttcactgctctgtgtgtgtgcatttcggatgggttaaatgcagagcacaaattctgagtatgggtcaccatacttggctgaatgtcactttcacttcattttatgcattattatttttttactcaaaaaacaCGAACATTTCTAAAAATAGGCATGTTCAAGCAAACAGTGTGCCCAAAATATTTGTGTGAGATTACATTATGTTTTCACTTAATGgatgaaatatatttctgaaaaaaattatcattatcaatAAACATGAAAGGTACCCTAATTATAAAATGACccacaattaaaacaacatttttacaatattgcatataaataaaaacaaaatttaaaaatattttctgtaacaCTTTTGGAGAGTTTTCCCTTACTTTTACAGCATTTCAAACTTTCCCATGCAGTACAAAATTctcttaatattatataaaatatctcaACTTTCTTTAGAGAATATTAAACAAGTGATATGATTACTTAAGCAAAAAATTACTTAAGCAGATGATGAAATCATTGTTTGCCCTCACGTTTTAAACGTGTCACTTTCTGTGGCATTTTTGCCATATCATATACATATTGAAAGAattcaagaaataaaaacaaaaaacttactTGAGGTCAGCATCTGCATtgtaagaatataaaaaaaattagttgcacatagtaaaacatttaatattttgcaattaaaattaaatacagcACACTACAGTTGATACCTTCATCAGCTTTATATGATTTTGTGGTTTTATCTACACAGTCCCTTGGAGAGTCTTCACTTTTATTCTTCTTCATTCTTCAGTTCTTCGTTCTGCAGGTCGCATCTGATGTGGTTTTACAGAAAAGGACAAGTTTAGCCAGTTTTAACTTCCCAACAGCATCAAATCACACAAactaatgaaaaaaacaacaacaacaaagcattAAGTCTTATCTGACTGTAGtcataatgcatgtgtgattaacTACAGAGACAATAACTCTTTACCTTCTATTTTTAACCTGGCATTTCATAGTGATTATATAACAGATCTAGTTACTGAATATTAAAGTACCCTTATTATGGATAtttgaaaatgacctttcatgcaATGCAGCTCTAAGTGAaggaaaacatcctgcaaagttttaaatctgaaagtgtgcTGTGTATAAacttattgtctctcaaaagaaagagttgacTGTGAATcattgacgtcaacatgaaacattaagaTATTCCCCGCCCACTTGTCTTTTTGCGTGATCTGATTGAAATTACAAATTCATTCTTTGTCACTAGGTGCCCCTTCTGGAGTTATTTCTCTGCCACAATTCTGAGCACGAGAGATTATATTTTGAGCATGCAAAAGTGCATTCTGCATGCGCACAAACTAAGTTTTGTGGAGAAAATGTTCATTTATCAAAGAAGAAAGTACTTTGAGcgcacaaaaaaataattttgcatattaaaataagttttttatttaatgtgtgcAGACCTTCTCTTTTGCGCAAGCTTGGTTGTCAAATCAGCCAATCAGTATTTAGCAGCTTCGTCTTTGATTGGCTggaattatggcatattttaacACATATTGGGTCGTGTTGAGCAAGCAAACTGTCTGCATTTAGAGAGGACTGAGGGCAGGCATCAGGTGAGCAAGGTAGTGAAATGTTGCATGCACAAAAGAGAAGGTCTGCACAAAcccaaaaactttattttacatccAAAATAGATTTTTTGAGTAAAATACTTTCTTTCTTGTGAGATGAACATTTTCTCCACAAAACTTGGCATTTGAAGAATGCACTTTTGTACACTCAAAATATACTCTTTCGTGCTCAAAATTGTAGCAGAGATATAACCCCATACTTTTGGAGTGGTAAAAACAGTGGTTTCCCTGGTAacggctgtaaacaaagcagcactgtgctcacaaacgctgcttttaTAGATGGAAAAGAAATCAgaccaatcaccgcagattagCATCATGCAAAGGCGGGGTTTTTAAAAATGAAGCGTTGAGCGAATCGTTTGGGAGTCATTGAGCAAATAaggtaaatataaatgcatattataagacagtGAAagtttttttgaccttgcatgtatGCCAAGCttttgttggggactcccaaaaccagaATATGAACTTTTCATGATAGGGGCACTTTAAGAATCCTTAATTCTTCTTTGCCCATGATTTTGTCCGattaaatattacaagaataattAACAGGTGgacaaaataaatactgtacataataGATTAAAATACAGAAATGAGCCAGTTAGATTACAGAGCAAATAATCTCTATAGTAGCTTGTTTAATTTAGCTACTGATTAGAAACTTGAGATTTCAAACTTTGGAGTCTGAGCGCAGCATAAAACATTACCAAGATCTACTTAAGACACTTGATAAGTAGCATCTTTGCTTTGGGAGAATTTGGGAGGGTGCGTCCTACGTCAATCCTTATCATAACAGTACATTTTCAAAAACTCTGAAAGAtctgaaaatatttatatcagcaggactaaaaacaaaaaaaaaaaaaacaaaaaaaaaaagattttcttgcACAACCGATCAAGAGAGACATAGATCAgtagagtaataaaaaaaagtaatagaaacACCAGTTtactaatatactaatattaCATTTTAGTGGATGTAAAAGgcattctggtaacactttacaataaggtcccattagttaacgTGAGTAACAAAGAGCAAGACATTAATATTCTTTGTAAACTTTAGTCAATATAAATACAACTCAAAGGCCTGAATTCTTAGACTGGCAATATAAATCTTGATGTACATACCTCTAGAAAGC
This genomic window contains:
- the LOC113108270 gene encoding retinol dehydrogenase 7-like isoform X2, whose product is MFLYIIGLIVCFYVYRWFRELGRVPNKSEKFVYITGCDTGFGNLLAKHLDTKGFRVIAGCYTEKGEVELKKSCSDKLTTLHLDVTDNYSIKKAAETIKTLVGEKGLWAVVNNAGISFPTAPNDWLEIEEFKQMINVNLIGVVAVTLSVLPLIKKAKGRVVNVASVFGRISTVGGAYCITKYGVEAFNDSLRRNMAPFGVKVLCIEPGFFKTTVTDSAVFESHLQRLWNKLPQEVKDEYGSDYIDRTKAVVKEKHEKMLDSDLMKVVSCMEHAVAAVHPRTRYSPGWDAKIFWLPLSYMPTFISDAVVLKDAVNPKVSVL
- the LOC113108270 gene encoding retinol dehydrogenase 7-like isoform X3 codes for the protein MFLYIIGLIVCFYVYRWFRELGRVPNKSEKFVYITGCDTGFGNLLAKHLDTKGFRVIAGCYTEKGEVELKKSCSDKLTTLHLDVTDNYSIKKAAETIKTLVGEKGLWAVVNNAGISFPTAPNDWLEIEEFKQMINVNLIGVVAVTLSVLPLIKKAKGRVVNVASVFGRISTVGGAYCITKYGVEAFNDSLRRNMAPFGVKVLCIEPGFFKTTVTDSAVFESHLQRLWNKLPQEVKDEYGSDYIDRTKTVVKERYEKMLDSDLMKVVSCMEHAVAAVHPRTRYSPGWDAKIFWLPLSYMPTFISDAVVLKDAVKPKVSVL